In one window of Streptomyces sp. NBC_01224 DNA:
- a CDS encoding serine hydrolase domain-containing protein, with the protein MSTLRALLVAPLLLALLGLGTATLPSEPHLTPAAAYLPRLVARGGAPTAALLAHRASSAPYDTYRSTGPGIRRTDRFRAGSITKTFVATVVLQLARERRLQLSDTVDRLMPGLLRGNGNDGRRITLRALLSHTSGLYNYTADTSAHPVSATAAVRVAMAHRPTNAPGGYAYSNTNYVVLGLIVQRVTGHDYATEIRHRIITPLRLTGTSLPGARTSLPAPHGRGYTRDPADGSLRDVTALDPRTAGAAGELISTLADLNRFYAALLGGRLLPPAQLATLLNTGATHGVYGLGVYPQKLSCGTTVWGHNGHIAGSYVRTAATRNGRHTLTYRIDTDTLTAATTLESALLDAEFCGRAPDT; encoded by the coding sequence ATGTCGACACTAAGGGCGCTGCTCGTCGCCCCGTTGTTGCTGGCGCTGCTCGGCCTGGGAACAGCGACCCTGCCCAGCGAACCACACCTCACGCCCGCAGCGGCCTATCTTCCCCGGCTCGTCGCCCGGGGCGGTGCTCCCACGGCGGCACTGCTGGCCCATCGTGCCTCTTCCGCACCGTACGACACCTACCGCTCGACGGGCCCGGGTATCCGCAGGACGGACCGGTTCCGGGCCGGCAGCATCACCAAGACGTTCGTCGCGACGGTCGTACTCCAACTCGCCCGGGAGAGAAGGCTGCAGCTTTCGGACACCGTCGACCGACTGATGCCGGGCCTGCTCCGGGGCAACGGCAACGACGGCCGCCGCATCACCCTGCGCGCCCTGCTCAGCCACACCAGTGGCCTCTACAACTACACCGCCGACACCTCCGCCCACCCCGTCTCCGCCACCGCCGCGGTCCGTGTCGCCATGGCCCACCGTCCGACGAATGCCCCCGGCGGCTACGCCTACTCCAACACCAATTACGTCGTTCTCGGACTCATCGTTCAGCGCGTCACCGGACACGACTACGCCACCGAGATCCGCCACCGCATCATCACCCCCCTCCGTCTCACCGGCACCTCCCTGCCAGGCGCCCGTACCTCCCTGCCCGCCCCGCACGGCCGCGGCTATACCCGCGATCCAGCCGACGGCAGCCTGCGCGATGTCACCGCGCTCGACCCGCGCACGGCGGGTGCGGCCGGGGAGCTGATCTCCACGCTCGCCGATCTGAACCGCTTCTACGCGGCTCTGCTGGGCGGACGCCTTCTGCCGCCCGCCCAGCTGGCGACGCTGCTGAACACCGGTGCCACGCACGGCGTCTACGGGCTGGGCGTCTATCCGCAGAAACTCTCCTGCGGCACCACCGTCTGGGGCCACAACGGCCACATAGCGGGCAGTTACGTCCGTACAGCCGCCACGCGCAACGGCCGGCACACCCTGACGTACCGCATCGACACGGACACCCTGACCGCTGCGACGACACTCGAATCGGCGCTCCTCGACGCGGAGTTCTGCGGCCGCGCACCCGACACGTGA
- a CDS encoding glycerol-3-phosphate dehydrogenase/oxidase, protein MRTATLGPAERAEALAAMAERELDVLVVGAGVVGAGTALDAATRGLSTGLVEARDWASGTSSRSSKLIHGGLRYLEMLDFALVREALKERGLLLGRLAPHLVKPVPFLYPLQHKGWERLYAGSGVALYDAMSVSSGHGRGLPVHRHLSRRRALQVAPALKKDALVGALQYYDAQMDDARYVATLVRTAAGYGAHVANRARVIGFLREGERVVGARVEDVEAGGEYEVRAKQVVNATGVWTDDTQALIGERGLFHVRASKGIHLVVPKDRIHSSTGLILRTEKSVLFVIPWGRHWIVGTTDTDWDLDKAHPAASSADIDYLLEHVNSVLATPLTRDDVQGVYAGLRPLLAGESDATSKLSREHTVAHPLPGLVVVAGGKYTTYRVMAKDAVDEAVHGLDQRVAECVTEDVPLLGAEGYRALWNARARIAARTGLHVARVEHLLNRYGSMTEELLDLIADDPALGEPLPSADDYLKAEIVYAASHEGARHLDDVLTRRTRISIETFDRGTLSARICAELMAPVLGWDEGQIDREVEHYEKRVQAERESQRQPDDLTADAARLGAPDIVPL, encoded by the coding sequence GTGAGGACAGCGACACTGGGACCTGCGGAGCGCGCCGAGGCGCTTGCCGCGATGGCCGAGCGCGAACTGGACGTGCTGGTCGTGGGGGCGGGCGTGGTCGGCGCCGGTACGGCGCTGGACGCGGCGACAAGGGGACTCTCGACCGGCCTCGTCGAGGCGCGCGACTGGGCCTCGGGCACATCGAGCAGGTCGAGCAAGCTGATCCACGGTGGGCTGCGGTATCTGGAGATGCTCGACTTCGCGCTCGTCCGGGAGGCGCTGAAGGAGCGCGGGCTGCTCCTGGGACGGCTGGCCCCGCATCTGGTGAAGCCCGTGCCGTTCCTCTATCCGCTGCAGCACAAGGGCTGGGAGCGGCTCTACGCCGGTTCCGGCGTGGCGCTCTACGACGCGATGTCGGTGTCGTCGGGGCACGGTCGCGGCCTGCCCGTCCACCGGCATCTCTCCCGCCGCCGCGCCCTGCAGGTCGCCCCGGCGCTGAAGAAGGACGCCCTGGTCGGGGCGTTGCAGTACTACGACGCGCAGATGGACGATGCCCGCTATGTGGCGACGCTGGTGCGCACCGCCGCCGGATATGGCGCCCATGTGGCGAACCGGGCACGGGTGATCGGCTTCCTCCGGGAGGGCGAGCGGGTCGTCGGCGCCCGCGTGGAGGATGTCGAGGCGGGCGGGGAGTACGAGGTCAGGGCCAAACAGGTGGTCAACGCGACCGGGGTCTGGACGGATGACACCCAGGCGCTGATCGGGGAGCGCGGGCTGTTCCACGTCCGGGCGTCCAAGGGCATACACCTGGTCGTCCCGAAGGACCGCATCCACTCCTCGACCGGCCTGATCCTGCGGACCGAGAAGTCCGTCCTCTTCGTCATCCCGTGGGGACGGCACTGGATTGTCGGGACGACGGACACGGACTGGGACCTGGACAAGGCGCACCCGGCGGCGTCCAGCGCCGATATCGACTATCTGCTCGAACACGTCAACTCGGTCCTGGCCACGCCCCTGACCAGGGATGACGTCCAGGGCGTCTACGCGGGGCTGCGGCCGCTGCTGGCCGGCGAGTCGGATGCGACCAGCAAGCTCTCGCGCGAGCACACGGTGGCGCACCCGCTGCCGGGCCTCGTGGTCGTGGCGGGCGGCAAGTACACGACGTACCGGGTGATGGCGAAGGACGCCGTGGACGAGGCGGTGCACGGCCTCGACCAGCGAGTGGCGGAGTGCGTCACCGAGGACGTTCCGCTCCTGGGGGCGGAGGGATACCGCGCGCTGTGGAACGCCCGGGCGAGAATCGCGGCCCGTACGGGGCTCCATGTCGCCCGGGTGGAGCATCTGCTCAACCGCTACGGCTCCATGACGGAGGAGCTCCTCGATCTGATCGCCGACGATCCGGCGCTGGGTGAGCCGCTGCCGTCGGCGGACGACTATCTGAAGGCCGAGATCGTCTACGCCGCCTCGCACGAGGGGGCCCGCCACCTCGACGACGTACTGACCCGCCGGACCCGGATCTCCATCGAGACGTTCGACCGGGGCACGCTCAGTGCCCGGATCTGTGCGGAGCTGATGGCGCCGGTGCTGGGCTGGGACGAGGGGCAGATCGACCGGGAGGTCGAGCACTACGAGAAGCGGGTTCAGGCGGAGCGGGAGTCGCAGCGGCAGCCGGACGACCTCACGGCGGACGCCGCGCGGCTCGGGGCGCCGGACATCGTGCCGCTCTAG
- a CDS encoding nucleotide sugar dehydrogenase, with protein sequence MPADLAVIGLGHLGLPLAQAAAAAGVQTVGYDTDPRAYAELSAGRTPVEGSLTASDVRRMLSGGFRPTTDPAELGRVRTAVICAPTPLGADRTLDLTAVGDAARALAARLRPHTTVLLESAVQPGTTESYVLPLLEEGSGLRAGRDFHLAYSPSRLDPGNRTHVYANTPKVIGGLTPACTESAAAFYGRLTDKVVRARGPREAEMTKVLETNFRHVNIALVNEMAVLCHDLGVDLWDVIRCAETKPFGFQPFRPGPGVGGHGAPVDPGYLPYNSPTPGHPLRMVSLAQEINDRMPQYVIQRCATLLNEHGKSVRGARVLLLGVTYKPDLADQEASPAREIATRLMDMGAQIGYHDPHVLDWRLRELPVPRADSLYEAASSADLTVLLQHHRTYDLQGLAVKAQLLLDTRGATPAGAAHRL encoded by the coding sequence ATGCCCGCAGACCTCGCAGTCATCGGACTCGGCCACCTCGGCCTGCCCCTCGCCCAAGCCGCCGCCGCCGCCGGTGTCCAGACCGTCGGCTACGACACCGACCCACGCGCCTACGCGGAACTCTCCGCGGGCCGCACCCCCGTCGAGGGATCGCTCACCGCCTCGGACGTGCGCCGGATGCTCTCGGGGGGTTTCCGGCCCACCACCGACCCGGCCGAACTGGGCCGGGTCCGTACCGCGGTGATCTGCGCGCCCACCCCGCTCGGCGCCGACCGCACCCTCGACCTCACCGCCGTCGGCGACGCGGCCCGCGCGCTCGCCGCCCGGCTGCGCCCGCACACCACCGTCCTGCTGGAATCGGCCGTGCAGCCCGGCACCACCGAGAGCTATGTACTGCCCCTCCTCGAAGAGGGATCGGGGCTGCGCGCCGGACGCGACTTCCACCTCGCCTACTCCCCCAGCCGCCTCGACCCCGGCAACAGGACCCACGTCTACGCCAACACCCCCAAGGTCATCGGCGGCCTCACCCCCGCCTGCACGGAATCCGCCGCCGCCTTCTACGGCCGGCTCACCGACAAGGTCGTCCGGGCCCGCGGGCCGCGCGAGGCCGAGATGACGAAGGTCCTGGAGACCAACTTCCGGCACGTCAACATCGCCCTGGTCAACGAGATGGCGGTGCTCTGCCACGATCTCGGCGTCGACCTCTGGGACGTCATCAGATGCGCCGAGACCAAGCCTTTCGGCTTCCAGCCGTTCCGTCCGGGCCCCGGCGTCGGCGGCCACGGCGCCCCCGTCGACCCGGGCTACCTCCCGTACAACAGCCCTACCCCGGGCCACCCCTTGCGGATGGTCTCGCTCGCCCAGGAGATCAACGACCGGATGCCGCAGTACGTGATCCAGCGCTGCGCCACCCTCCTGAACGAGCACGGCAAGTCCGTACGCGGGGCCAGGGTGCTGCTCCTCGGCGTCACCTACAAGCCGGACCTCGCCGACCAGGAGGCCTCCCCCGCCCGGGAGATCGCGACCCGGCTGATGGACATGGGCGCCCAGATCGGCTACCACGACCCGCATGTCCTGGACTGGCGACTGCGTGAACTCCCGGTCCCGCGCGCCGACTCGCTGTACGAGGCCGCATCGAGCGCCGACCTCACGGTGCTGCTCCAGCACCACCGTACGTACGATCTCCAGGGCCTCGCAGTGAAGGCCCAGCTCCTCCTGGACACCCGGGGCGCGACCCCGGCGGGGGCCGCACACCGGTTGTGA
- a CDS encoding GuaB3 family IMP dehydrogenase-related protein, translating to MTEIEIGRGKRGRRAYAFDDIAVVPSRRTRDPKEVSIAWQIDAYRFELPFLAAPMDSVVSPQTAIRIGELGGLGVLNLEGLWTRHADPQPLLDEIAEMPVESATRRLQEIYSAPIQEELIGQRIKEVRDSGVVTAAALSPQRTAQFSKAVVDAGVDIFVIRGTTVSAEHVSGAAEPLNLKQFIYELDVPVIVGGCATYTAALHLMRTGAAGVLVGFGGGAAHTTRNVFGIQVPMATAVADVAGARRDYMDESGGRYVHVIADGGVGWSGDLPKAIACGADAVMMGSPLARATDAPGRGRHWGMEAVHEDVPRGKLVDLGSVGTTEEVLTGPSHTPDGSMNIFGALRRAMATTGYSDLKEFQRVEVTVADSQHRR from the coding sequence GTGACTGAGATCGAGATCGGGCGCGGCAAGCGCGGCCGCCGGGCGTACGCATTCGACGACATCGCCGTCGTTCCGAGCCGTCGTACCCGCGACCCGAAGGAGGTCTCGATCGCCTGGCAGATCGACGCCTACCGTTTCGAGCTGCCGTTCCTGGCGGCCCCCATGGACTCCGTGGTCTCCCCGCAGACCGCGATCCGCATCGGTGAGCTGGGCGGCCTCGGTGTCCTCAACCTCGAGGGCCTGTGGACCCGGCACGCCGACCCGCAGCCGCTGCTCGACGAGATCGCCGAGATGCCCGTGGAGTCGGCGACCCGCCGCCTCCAGGAGATCTACTCCGCTCCGATCCAGGAGGAGCTGATCGGGCAGCGCATCAAGGAGGTGCGCGACTCCGGTGTGGTCACCGCTGCCGCGCTCTCCCCCCAGCGCACCGCGCAGTTCTCCAAGGCCGTCGTCGATGCGGGTGTGGACATCTTCGTCATCCGCGGTACGACGGTCTCCGCCGAGCACGTCTCGGGTGCGGCCGAGCCGCTCAACCTCAAGCAGTTCATCTACGAGCTGGACGTCCCGGTGATCGTCGGCGGCTGCGCCACGTACACCGCCGCCCTGCACCTGATGCGTACCGGTGCGGCCGGTGTCCTCGTCGGCTTCGGCGGCGGCGCCGCGCACACCACGCGCAACGTCTTCGGTATCCAGGTCCCGATGGCGACCGCGGTCGCCGATGTGGCCGGGGCCCGGCGCGACTACATGGACGAGTCCGGCGGCCGGTACGTGCATGTGATCGCGGACGGCGGCGTCGGCTGGTCCGGCGACCTGCCGAAGGCCATCGCCTGCGGTGCGGACGCCGTGATGATGGGCTCCCCGCTGGCCCGCGCGACGGACGCGCCGGGCCGCGGACGCCACTGGGGCATGGAGGCCGTCCACGAGGACGTTCCGCGCGGCAAGCTGGTGGACCTGGGCTCCGTCGGCACGACCGAGGAGGTCCTCACCGGTCCTTCGCACACCCCCGACGGTTCGATGAACATCTTCGGTGCGCTGCGCCGGGCGATGGCGACGACGGGGTACAGCGACCTCAAGGAGTTCCAGCGCGTCGAGGTGACGGTGGCGGATTCGCAGCACCGCCGCTGA
- the guaB gene encoding IMP dehydrogenase: protein MTANVDGVPEKFATLGLTYDDVLLLPGASDMTPDQIDTSSYISRNVRVNIPLLSAAMDKVTEARMAIAMARQGGAGVLHRNLSIADQANQVDLVKRSESGMVTDPITVHPDATLRDADELCAKFRISGVPVTDGAGKLLGIVTNRDMAFESDRTRQVREVMTPMPLVTGKVGISGVDAMELLRRHKIEKLPLVDDAGVLKGLITVKDFVKAEQYPNAAKDKEGRLLVGAAVGVAGDAYERAQALIEAGVDFIVVDTAHGHSRLVGDMVAKIKSNSSVDVIGGNIATRDGAQALIDSGVDGIKVGVGPGSICTTRVVAGIGVPQVTAIYEASLAAKAAGVPVIGDGGLQYSGDIAKALVAGADTVMLGSLLAGCEESPGELLFINGKQFKSYRGMGSLAAMQTRGDRKSFSKDRYFQEGVASDEKLVPEGIEGQVPYRGPLSAVVHQLTGGLRQSMFYVGGRTVPELQANGRFVRITSAGLKESHPHDIQMTVEAPNYSRK from the coding sequence ATGACTGCAAACGTCGACGGAGTGCCCGAGAAATTCGCGACGCTCGGGCTGACATACGACGACGTGCTGCTGCTGCCCGGCGCGTCCGACATGACGCCCGACCAGATCGACACTTCCTCGTACATCTCCAGGAACGTGCGGGTGAACATCCCGCTGCTCTCCGCCGCGATGGACAAGGTCACCGAGGCCCGCATGGCGATCGCCATGGCCCGGCAGGGTGGCGCCGGTGTGCTGCACCGCAACCTCTCCATCGCCGACCAGGCCAACCAGGTCGACCTGGTGAAGCGCTCCGAGTCCGGCATGGTCACCGACCCGATCACGGTGCACCCGGACGCGACGCTGCGCGACGCCGACGAGCTGTGTGCCAAGTTCCGTATCAGCGGCGTCCCGGTCACCGACGGCGCGGGCAAGCTGCTCGGCATCGTCACCAACCGTGACATGGCCTTCGAATCGGACCGCACGCGCCAGGTGCGCGAGGTCATGACGCCGATGCCGCTGGTCACCGGCAAGGTCGGTATCTCCGGCGTGGACGCCATGGAGCTGCTGCGCCGCCACAAGATCGAGAAGCTTCCGCTGGTCGACGACGCGGGGGTCCTCAAGGGCCTCATCACCGTCAAGGACTTCGTCAAGGCCGAGCAGTACCCGAACGCCGCCAAGGACAAGGAAGGCCGGCTGCTGGTCGGCGCCGCCGTCGGTGTCGCGGGCGACGCGTACGAGCGGGCCCAGGCGCTCATCGAGGCGGGCGTCGACTTCATCGTCGTCGACACCGCCCACGGTCACTCCCGACTGGTCGGCGACATGGTCGCCAAGATCAAGTCGAACTCCTCGGTCGACGTCATCGGCGGCAACATCGCCACCCGTGACGGCGCCCAGGCGCTGATCGACTCGGGCGTCGACGGCATCAAGGTCGGCGTGGGCCCCGGCTCCATCTGCACCACCCGCGTCGTCGCCGGCATCGGCGTCCCGCAGGTCACCGCGATCTACGAGGCCTCGCTCGCCGCCAAGGCGGCCGGTGTCCCGGTCATCGGTGACGGTGGCCTGCAGTACTCCGGCGACATCGCCAAGGCCCTGGTGGCCGGTGCGGACACCGTGATGCTCGGCTCGCTCCTCGCGGGCTGCGAGGAGTCTCCGGGCGAGCTGCTCTTCATCAACGGCAAGCAGTTCAAGTCGTACCGCGGCATGGGTTCCCTCGCCGCGATGCAGACCCGTGGCGACCGCAAGTCGTTCTCCAAGGACCGCTACTTCCAGGAGGGCGTCGCCTCCGACGAGAAGCTGGTCCCCGAGGGCATCGAGGGGCAGGTCCCCTACCGCGGCCCGCTCTCCGCGGTCGTCCACCAGCTCACCGGCGGTCTGCGCCAGTCGATGTTCTACGTCGGCGGACGCACCGTCCCGGAGCTCCAGGCCAACGGCCGGTTCGTCCGGATCACCTCGGCGGGTCTCAAGGAGAGCCACCCGCACGACATCCAGATGACGGTCGAGGCGCCGAACTACAGCAGGAAGTAA
- a CDS encoding sigma-70 family RNA polymerase sigma factor — MRDDETTVIGALVHRAVEGDAQATHDLLAHVHPLALRYCRSRLNRLPGDARHFVEDLAQEVCVAVLMALPRYKDTGRPFEAFVFAIAGHKVADLQRAAMRHPGSTAVPSDEMPERPDDSLGPEERALLSSDAAWAKKLLANLPDNQRELLVLRVAVGLTAEETGQMLGMSPGAVRVAQHRALSRLRALAEQ, encoded by the coding sequence ATGCGCGACGACGAGACGACGGTGATCGGTGCACTGGTGCACCGTGCTGTCGAGGGCGACGCGCAGGCCACCCATGATCTGCTGGCCCATGTCCACCCCCTCGCGCTGCGCTACTGCAGGTCCCGGCTGAACCGGCTGCCCGGTGATGCTCGCCACTTCGTGGAGGACCTGGCGCAGGAGGTCTGTGTCGCGGTGCTGATGGCTCTGCCGCGCTACAAGGACACCGGCAGACCCTTCGAAGCCTTTGTCTTCGCCATCGCGGGCCACAAGGTCGCCGATCTCCAGCGGGCCGCCATGCGGCACCCGGGATCGACGGCCGTGCCCTCCGACGAGATGCCCGAGCGGCCGGACGATTCGCTCGGGCCCGAGGAGCGCGCGCTGCTCAGCAGCGATGCGGCCTGGGCCAAGAAGCTTCTTGCCAACCTCCCGGACAACCAGCGTGAGCTGCTCGTTCTGCGGGTCGCGGTCGGTCTGACCGCCGAGGAGACCGGGCAGATGCTGGGCATGTCTCCCGGTGCGGTCCGGGTCGCCCAGCACCGGGCGCTCAGCAGGCTGCGGGCCCTCGCGGAGCAGTGA
- a CDS encoding response regulator transcription factor, translated as MTSVLVCDDSPLAREALRRAVATVPGVERVTTAANGEEVLRRWGADRSDLILMDVRMPGLGGVETVRRLLSADPGARIIMLTVAEDLDGVALAVAAGARGYLHKDASRAELRATVTQALADPTWRLAPRRLRSAEMGAAPTLTAREIQVLEGMSHGRSNAEIGRELFLSEDTVKTHARRLFKKLGASDRAHAVALGFRWGLVR; from the coding sequence ATGACATCCGTCCTCGTCTGCGACGACTCCCCGCTTGCCCGAGAAGCGCTCCGTCGCGCGGTCGCGACCGTGCCCGGCGTCGAGCGTGTGACGACGGCGGCCAACGGCGAGGAAGTCCTCCGCCGCTGGGGCGCCGACCGTTCGGATCTGATTCTGATGGACGTACGCATGCCCGGTCTGGGGGGTGTGGAGACGGTCCGGCGGCTGCTCTCCGCCGACCCCGGCGCCAGGATCATCATGCTGACCGTCGCCGAGGACCTGGACGGTGTCGCGCTCGCGGTCGCCGCCGGTGCCCGCGGCTATCTGCACAAGGACGCCTCCCGCGCGGAGTTGCGGGCCACCGTCACTCAGGCGCTGGCCGATCCGACGTGGCGGCTCGCCCCCCGCCGGCTGCGGTCGGCCGAGATGGGTGCGGCGCCGACGCTCACCGCGCGTGAGATCCAGGTGCTCGAAGGAATGAGTCACGGCCGCTCGAACGCCGAGATCGGCCGTGAGCTGTTCCTCTCCGAGGACACGGTGAAGACGCACGCCAGGCGTCTGTTCAAGAAGCTCGGCGCCTCGGACCGGGCGCATGCCGTGGCGCTCGGCTTCCGCTGGGGCCTGGTCCGCTGA
- a CDS encoding WhiB family transcriptional regulator — MADFSRLPGPNADLWDWQLLAACRGVDSSLFFHPEGERGAARSARENSAKEVCMRCPVRAECAAHALAVREPYGVWGGLTEDEREELMGRARNRLIAAAAPSGLPSPSGHG; from the coding sequence ATGGCAGATTTCTCCCGGCTTCCCGGACCCAACGCCGATCTGTGGGACTGGCAGCTGTTGGCGGCCTGCCGCGGGGTCGACAGCTCGCTGTTCTTCCACCCGGAGGGTGAACGCGGGGCGGCACGGAGCGCCCGCGAGAACTCGGCGAAAGAGGTCTGTATGCGATGCCCGGTACGTGCCGAGTGCGCAGCACACGCACTGGCGGTGCGAGAGCCCTACGGAGTGTGGGGCGGGCTGACCGAGGACGAACGCGAGGAGCTCATGGGACGGGCCCGCAACCGGCTGATCGCGGCAGCGGCGCCGTCGGGCCTACCGTCCCCGTCGGGGCACGGCTGA
- a CDS encoding LysR family transcriptional regulator produces MIEARHLRVLRAVAATGSFSAAARELGCTQPAVSQQMKALEASAGTTLLIRTGREMRLTQAGEALVRHASGILAGLIAAEEEVAAIAGLRAGRVRLVSFPSGSSTLVPCALAALRAAHPGTRVSLVEAEPPRSVEMLREGDCDIALAFRYGASGAEWDDLVVRPLLTDRLIGLVPEGHRLAGSAAVGIAELADESWIAGCPRCRRQLVEVCEESGFTPRIDFATDDYPAVIGLVGAGLGVAVLPELAIESVRPKGARTVTVEPAIEREIVALTLPDLAQVPAVAATLDRLSLAAAR; encoded by the coding sequence GTGATCGAAGCCCGTCATCTCCGTGTCCTGCGCGCCGTGGCCGCCACCGGCTCGTTCTCCGCCGCCGCCCGCGAACTGGGCTGCACCCAGCCGGCGGTCAGCCAGCAGATGAAGGCCCTGGAAGCCTCTGCGGGGACCACCCTGCTGATCCGTACGGGACGCGAGATGCGGCTCACCCAGGCGGGCGAGGCCCTCGTCCGGCACGCCTCCGGAATCCTCGCCGGGCTCATCGCCGCCGAGGAGGAGGTCGCCGCGATCGCCGGGCTGCGGGCCGGCCGGGTCCGGCTCGTCTCGTTCCCCAGCGGCAGCTCCACGCTGGTCCCCTGCGCCCTCGCGGCGCTGCGCGCGGCCCATCCCGGCACCCGGGTCTCCCTGGTCGAGGCCGAGCCGCCGCGTTCGGTCGAGATGCTGCGCGAGGGTGACTGCGACATCGCGCTGGCGTTCCGTTACGGCGCCTCCGGCGCGGAGTGGGACGACCTGGTCGTACGCCCGCTGCTCACCGACCGGCTGATCGGCCTGGTCCCCGAGGGGCACCGGCTGGCCGGTTCGGCTGCCGTCGGCATCGCCGAGCTGGCCGACGAGTCGTGGATCGCGGGCTGCCCGCGCTGCCGCCGTCAGCTGGTGGAGGTCTGCGAGGAGTCCGGCTTCACGCCCCGGATCGACTTCGCCACCGACGACTATCCGGCAGTGATCGGCCTGGTCGGCGCCGGTCTGGGGGTGGCCGTACTGCCGGAGCTGGCGATCGAGTCGGTACGCCCCAAGGGGGCCCGCACGGTGACGGTGGAGCCGGCCATCGAGCGCGAGATCGTCGCCCTGACCCTGCCCGACCTGGCCCAGGTGCCGGCGGTGGCGGCCACCCTCGACCGGCTGTCCCTGGCGGCCGCCCGCTGA
- a CDS encoding MOSC domain-containing protein, with the protein MKLLTVNVGRPEAVDYTDAPGGATGIGKQPADGPVRVTDPGPKGTGGSGLAGDAVCDLRHHGGSDQAVYAFAREELDVWERELGRPLANGTFGENLTTSGLDVSGARIGERWRIGPDLVLEVTSSRIPCRTFAGHVDEKHWVKRFIQAAAPGAYLRVIEPGEIRSGDPVEIVHRPDHDVTVELDFLASTTRRELLPKLLPARDALRPETLRAALKYVETEAADD; encoded by the coding sequence ATGAAGCTGCTGACTGTGAATGTGGGACGGCCCGAGGCCGTCGACTACACCGACGCCCCCGGCGGCGCGACCGGGATCGGCAAGCAGCCGGCCGACGGCCCCGTACGCGTCACCGACCCCGGCCCCAAGGGCACCGGCGGCAGCGGCCTGGCCGGGGACGCGGTCTGCGATCTGCGTCACCACGGCGGCTCCGACCAGGCCGTGTACGCATTCGCCCGCGAGGAACTCGACGTCTGGGAGCGGGAGCTCGGCCGCCCGCTGGCCAATGGCACGTTCGGCGAGAACCTGACGACCAGCGGTCTGGACGTGAGCGGCGCGAGGATCGGCGAGCGCTGGCGGATCGGCCCCGACCTGGTCCTGGAGGTCACGTCGAGCCGGATTCCCTGCCGTACGTTCGCCGGCCATGTCGACGAGAAGCACTGGGTCAAGCGGTTCATACAGGCGGCTGCCCCGGGTGCCTACCTGCGGGTGATCGAGCCGGGCGAGATCCGCTCCGGGGACCCGGTCGAGATCGTGCACCGGCCGGACCACGACGTCACCGTGGAGCTGGACTTCCTGGCCTCGACGACGCGCCGGGAGCTGCTCCCGAAGCTGCTCCCGGCGCGGGACGCGCTGCGTCCCGAGACGCTGCGTGCCGCTCTGAAGTACGTGGAGACGGAGGCGGCGGACGACTGA
- a CDS encoding SDR family NAD(P)-dependent oxidoreductase, translating to MTTALITGATAGIGAAFARRLAADGHNLVLVARNTERLREQATELHDRHGIEAEVLTADLSEDEGIATVEARLTNRHQSVDLLVNNAGFGNKGRYLDVPMADELNMLKVHCEAVLRLTSAAAAGMRERGRGGVVNVASVAAFVPRGTYGASKAWVVQFTQGAAKDLAGSGVRLMALCPGFVRTEFHERAGMGTGNIPGWMWLDADKLVAAALTDLARGKSVSIPDPRYKALMGLVKVTPRGLLGGVTSKTGRKYGPQ from the coding sequence ATGACGACTGCACTGATTACGGGCGCGACCGCAGGGATCGGAGCCGCATTCGCGCGGCGGCTCGCGGCCGATGGGCACAACCTGGTGCTGGTGGCGCGCAACACCGAGCGGCTGCGCGAGCAGGCGACCGAACTGCACGACCGGCACGGCATCGAGGCAGAGGTGCTGACGGCCGACCTGTCCGAGGACGAGGGGATCGCCACGGTCGAGGCCCGGTTGACGAACCGTCACCAGTCGGTCGATCTACTGGTCAACAATGCCGGGTTCGGCAACAAGGGCCGCTATCTGGATGTGCCCATGGCCGATGAGCTGAACATGCTGAAGGTGCACTGCGAGGCGGTGCTGCGGCTGACCTCGGCGGCCGCGGCCGGGATGCGGGAGCGCGGGCGGGGCGGGGTCGTCAATGTGGCCTCGGTGGCGGCGTTCGTGCCGCGCGGGACGTACGGCGCGTCCAAGGCGTGGGTCGTGCAGTTCACCCAGGGCGCGGCGAAGGACCTGGCCGGTTCGGGGGTGCGGCTGATGGCGCTGTGCCCCGGCTTCGTGCGGACGGAGTTCCACGAGCGGGCCGGGATGGGGACCGGCAACATCCCGGGCTGGATGTGGCTCGACGCGGACAAGCTGGTGGCGGCTGCTCTGACGGACCTGGCACGCGGCAAGTCGGTCTCGATCCCGGACCCGCGGTACAAGGCGTTGATGGGGCTCGTGAAGGTGACGCCGCGCGGCCTGCTCGGAGGGGTGACCTCCAAGACAGGCCGCAAGTACGGGCCACAGTGA